One segment of Ancylothrix sp. D3o DNA contains the following:
- the hemE gene encoding uroporphyrinogen decarboxylase — translation MTGLTQLPYLLRAARGEVLDRPPVWMMRQAGRYMKEYRDLRQKYPSFRERSENVDLALEISLQPFRAFQPDGVILFSDILTPLPGLGIPFDIIESKGPIIDPPIRTAEQVKNLLPFNPAECVPFVGEILQTLRKEVGNKATVLGFVGAPWTLAAYAIEGKSSKDYTIIKSMAFSEPAILHELLGKIADAIAVYVRYQIDAGAQVVQMFDSWAGHLSPQDYDIFALPYQQRVVQQVKATHPDTPMILYINGSAGLLERMAQSGVDIVSLDWTVDMAEARKRLGPNVGVQGNIDPCALFGSKDFIRQRILDTIRKAGNRGHILNLGHGIIANTPEENAAYFFETAKQADQLMARA, via the coding sequence ATGACTGGGTTAACCCAGCTACCCTATTTACTAAGGGCAGCGCGAGGCGAAGTGCTTGACCGGCCCCCCGTGTGGATGATGCGGCAAGCCGGCCGGTACATGAAAGAGTACCGCGACTTACGGCAAAAATATCCCTCGTTCCGCGAACGTTCCGAAAACGTCGATCTCGCCCTTGAAATCTCCCTCCAACCGTTTCGGGCCTTCCAGCCAGACGGCGTAATTCTATTTTCCGACATTCTTACCCCCCTGCCGGGGCTGGGCATTCCTTTTGATATCATCGAAAGCAAAGGGCCAATCATCGACCCGCCCATCCGCACCGCAGAACAAGTTAAAAATCTCCTTCCCTTCAACCCCGCTGAATGTGTGCCTTTTGTGGGAGAAATCTTGCAAACTTTACGCAAAGAAGTAGGCAATAAAGCGACGGTATTAGGCTTTGTGGGAGCACCTTGGACGCTCGCCGCCTACGCCATTGAAGGAAAATCTTCCAAAGACTACACGATCATTAAAAGCATGGCCTTCTCGGAACCGGCCATCTTACATGAATTGTTAGGCAAAATTGCCGATGCAATCGCTGTGTATGTCCGCTATCAAATCGACGCCGGTGCCCAAGTGGTGCAAATGTTCGATTCTTGGGCCGGCCATCTTTCGCCCCAAGACTACGATATCTTTGCCTTGCCTTACCAGCAGCGTGTTGTCCAACAAGTCAAAGCCACCCACCCCGACACCCCAATGATTTTGTATATCAATGGCAGTGCCGGTTTGCTAGAACGCATGGCCCAGTCTGGTGTCGATATCGTCAGCCTTGACTGGACAGTGGACATGGCAGAAGCGCGTAAACGTCTCGGCCCAAATGTCGGGGTACAAGGAAACATCGATCCCTGCGCCTTATTTGGTTCCAAAGACTTTATCCGCCAGCGTATCCTCGACACCATCCGCAAAGCCGGCAACCGAGGCCATATTCTGAATTTGGGTCATGGTATTATCGCCAACACCCCAGAAGAAAACGCCGCTTACTTCTTTGAAACTGCCAAACAAGCAGATCAATTGATGGCCCGCGCCTAA
- a CDS encoding GAF domain-containing sensor histidine kinase, which translates to MELTTSWLHRLSSIFAISPQTQLMNQLSHPDKQSALLRKIIDRIRNSLELKVVLQTAVDEVASLLNLDRCSFLWYYSDTQRVQVVCECICGEGSPSSVGYHPLESFGNNGTAIAQGSLIVNYGQQVNSAGLLSVTRLLSGMAKYSQFTRTHQAENKSVLGSVSNLLIPVKSKSGWIGFIACLCDHPRRWKSGEIEFLESLAQQLEIAIRQAQLYEQTQKQAQREQLVNQITSQTRQSLNLETILSSAIAQLMEALKADRCLVHLVEHDEIEDGKSGYILSEEELEEAAKLVGFRRRHLFEVCRDPFPPSVEYFDTHGPITNWVIQHRQQVVISDVTQDPRIDSNNSEYEQAQIKSSLVVPVQANNQLHAILYLNQCSHTRYWSKNDLELSQAVADQLAISIHQAYLYARAKAAAATATAQAQQLAQLLEDLQQSQAQLIQTEKMSSLGQLVAGVAHEINNPVNFIYGNLKYANNYIEELLDLVGLYQKYYPEPPPEIQEHSETIDLEFLRDDLVKLLASMKIGADRIRQIVLSLRNFSRVDQAEMKLVDLHEGIDNTLLILQNRLKCNGTLRAIEVVKDYGKLPPVECYAGSLNQVFMNIITNAIDALEPLRNGEKPKGKECQNDACTEEVKPTISICTEIDNSHVRIRIADNGPGISEAAKGKLFDPFFTTKPVGKGTGLGLSISYRIIVEKHKGNLSCISELGKGTEFQIEIPRSPAISKNEEAGQKKEVLAATMASASPPDSK; encoded by the coding sequence CCTCTTGGTTACACCGGTTATCTTCAATCTTTGCGATTTCTCCTCAAACTCAACTAATGAATCAACTCAGCCACCCCGACAAACAAAGCGCCTTGTTGCGAAAAATTATTGATCGTATTCGTAACTCGCTAGAGTTAAAAGTTGTGCTGCAAACTGCCGTTGATGAAGTAGCTAGTTTGCTGAATTTAGATCGATGTAGTTTTTTGTGGTACTACAGCGATACTCAACGAGTGCAAGTTGTTTGCGAGTGTATTTGCGGGGAAGGTTCTCCCTCATCTGTGGGGTATCACCCCCTCGAAAGTTTTGGCAACAACGGCACCGCTATTGCTCAAGGTTCTTTAATTGTAAATTATGGTCAACAGGTTAATTCCGCCGGCCTTCTTTCGGTGACTCGTTTGCTTTCTGGGATGGCAAAATATTCTCAATTTACCAGAACTCACCAAGCTGAAAATAAAAGTGTTTTAGGTTCAGTTTCTAACTTATTAATTCCCGTCAAAAGTAAATCAGGTTGGATAGGATTTATTGCCTGTTTGTGCGATCATCCCCGTCGCTGGAAAAGTGGAGAAATAGAATTTTTGGAATCCCTCGCTCAACAGTTAGAAATTGCCATCCGTCAAGCTCAACTTTATGAGCAAACTCAAAAACAAGCCCAACGCGAACAATTAGTTAATCAAATCACTAGCCAAACTCGTCAAAGTTTAAATTTAGAGACGATTCTTAGCTCGGCAATTGCTCAATTAATGGAAGCATTAAAAGCAGACAGATGTTTAGTTCATTTGGTAGAACATGATGAAATAGAAGACGGCAAAAGCGGTTATATTTTATCAGAAGAAGAACTCGAAGAAGCAGCTAAATTAGTTGGTTTCCGTCGCCGGCATTTGTTTGAAGTTTGCCGAGATCCTTTTCCCCCATCTGTAGAGTATTTTGACACACACGGGCCGATAACTAACTGGGTGATTCAACACCGGCAACAGGTTGTAATTTCTGATGTCACTCAAGATCCGCGTATTGATAGCAACAATTCTGAATACGAACAAGCTCAAATTAAATCCTCGTTGGTGGTGCCGGTGCAGGCAAATAATCAACTTCATGCTATTCTTTACCTAAATCAATGTTCTCATACTCGTTATTGGTCAAAAAATGACCTCGAACTTTCTCAAGCCGTCGCCGATCAATTAGCGATTTCTATTCATCAAGCTTATCTTTATGCTAGGGCAAAAGCCGCCGCTGCCACCGCCACCGCTCAAGCGCAACAATTGGCTCAACTTTTAGAAGACTTACAGCAAAGTCAAGCCCAATTAATTCAAACAGAAAAAATGTCTAGTTTGGGGCAATTGGTGGCCGGTGTTGCCCACGAAATTAATAACCCCGTCAATTTTATTTATGGCAATCTCAAATACGCTAACAACTATATTGAAGAGTTGTTAGACTTGGTGGGACTCTACCAAAAATATTATCCAGAACCGCCCCCAGAAATTCAAGAACACAGCGAAACTATCGATTTGGAGTTTTTGCGGGATGATTTGGTTAAATTGCTGGCATCGATGAAAATTGGCGCTGATAGAATTCGCCAAATTGTCTTATCTTTACGGAATTTTTCTCGCGTTGATCAAGCAGAAATGAAGCTGGTTGATTTGCATGAAGGCATCGATAATACTTTGCTGATTTTGCAAAATCGTCTCAAATGCAACGGCACATTACGCGCGATAGAAGTTGTCAAAGACTACGGTAAATTACCGCCAGTTGAGTGCTACGCCGGCAGTTTGAATCAAGTATTTATGAATATTATTACCAACGCCATTGACGCTTTAGAACCTCTCAGAAACGGTGAGAAGCCCAAAGGGAAAGAATGCCAAAACGATGCCTGTACAGAAGAAGTTAAGCCCACAATTTCTATTTGTACCGAAATAGATAATAGCCATGTTAGAATCCGAATTGCTGATAATGGCCCCGGCATTAGTGAAGCAGCAAAAGGCAAATTATTTGATCCGTTTTTTACAACAAAGCCGGTGGGAAAAGGCACCGGCCTGGGTTTATCGATCAGCTATAGAATTATTGTCGAAAAACACAAAGGAAACCTTTCTTGTATTTCCGAACTCGGCAAAGGCACAGAATTTCAGATCGAAATTCCCCGATCTCCTGCCATTAGCAAAAATGAAGAGGCCGGTCAGAAAAAGGAGGTTTTGGCAGCCACAATGGCTTCTGCATCCCCACCAGACAGCAAGTAA